In Oreochromis niloticus isolate F11D_XX linkage group LG22, O_niloticus_UMD_NMBU, whole genome shotgun sequence, the sequence ACAAAAGAAGCggaattaattatttttttaaattcttataCGGGCCGACTCACCGTTGCCCCTCTGATGTCCTGCAGGGCCCTCCTGGTAGGCCTGGTCTTCCTGGAGCTGATGGAGTTCCTGGACCTCCTGGAACTTCACTCATGCTGCCTGTGAGTCACCTTTAACCTTTCAGCCTTTACTGATTATGGAAACTATTAGAATAGCCATAAATATGAGTCATATTTGGgcaaatgttttgtttatacCTTTCAGatctgaatgtattttaactcTTTACTGTCCGTGTTAGGGGTCAGGGGTCAGTGTTGGTTTTTCTATAAGCATCGAGATTTGGGTCTTTCAAAGTTAATTAGTTCAGGTTTTCCTCATTGAACACAGCTGCAGTCTACAGGAATGCTCTCAGATGTTGAGTTCTTTGTGTATTCAAAAGATTATTccttgttttttatatatatgttacAGTAATTCTGTGTCACTGTCACTGATCAGATCTGAGTCTGAATGTTTGTTCTGTGTTTGCAGTTCCGCTTCGGGCAGAGTGGAGGAGACAAGGGGCCGGTCGTTTCTGCACAGGAGGCTCAGGCTGCAGCCATCTTATCCCAAGCCAGGGTCAGATATGACTCTTTATTTCACATTTCAGCTTTTCTATCTATGAGTGGATTACTGGTGCTTTGTTTCTGCCCAGTATTGTCACCTTTTGTGAAAGACATTGTTtctaatttattattaaaattgcACTTTgttgattatttctttttttctatttatgtAATGAAAACTCAGAATCAAAATAAGACTTTAATGTGGTCAGTAAGAGATGATGtgttataaaaacacaaatataacaGAAAACCTGTGAACAGGACAGCAGGTATCCTGTGAACATTAAGATGATGATCTTATCCAGGGAACATAAATCAATATGCAAACAGAGTTTCTTCCTGAATCACTGCTATAAGCAGCTGTCATGTTTTCTGTAGATGGCTCTGAAGGGGCCTCCTGGACCAATGGGATTCACCGGACGCCCCGGACCCCTGGTATGCTACCTTTCATTTGGATCATAATAATCGGTCTGTTCTCTAAGTGTATATGACATCATCATTAATAAAATGAGACTGAGATGATTGAGTCTCTTTCAGGGAAGTCCAGGAAGTCCTGGTTTGAAGGGAGAGCTTGGAGACCCCGGTCCTCAGGTAAATCACAACAGCTGTGTGTAAAATTATTAATGCAGTgactttaaaattattattattattcctgtATTGTGTCTGTGAGATCACAGTTATAACTGGCACTTCTGACGGGCCTCTGGTTTATTTCCAGGGTCCCAGGGGTCCCCACGGTTTGATGGGCCCTCCAGGCAAAGCAGGAAGAAGAGTGAGTATGAACAGCTGACATTTTTATTAAGATGTGTGTATCACTTGtcgttgtatttttttgtttttttaagttttatgaGAGTAGGTGTCGTTTCAGGCCTGCTGCTTCTAAAGATGGAAGCAGCAGGCCTGAAGCTCTGAATTTAAGGCTGTCACCAGAAAGTTTTAGTCCAGAAAGTTTTGCATTTGTCCATCCAGATGCTCACCTGTGGTCCTCTTTAAGCCGTCTTTAAACATGGGTTCACTTAAACATGTTCTTCCTCTGCTCCTCGCAGGGCCGTGCTGGAGCTGATGGTGCCAGAGGAATGCCAGGAGAGCCTGGAGCTAAGGTACCCTCACTGCCTTTATTTAAACACCACCAGCCTGAAGCCTCCACTCTGTCTCTGTAGCTTTTTTATTGGTCCAATAAGAATagatattaaaaattaaatctGGTGTCATTTTGGAGTCAAAACCTGGACACAGTCAGTTTGTTCTCCCTGATTATTCAGCCATATGCTGACTCATTGTTATTGTATTGAGATCATTTCTGATGCATTTCTATCTTCTACAGtgagataataataatgtttacgtctgtctctttcacaggGCGACCGTGGTTTCGATGGTCTTCCTGGTCTGCCTGGTGATAAAGGACACAGGGTCAGTCCAACAATCTCAAAAACAATGATTGTTTTTCAGTTATAATCTTTATTAACACTGGAGAATAATTCATTTACATCTGCTTCATCCTTATATTTTATTAGGGTGACTCTGGACCAATGGGACCACCAGGGGGCACAGGAGAGGACGGAGAGCGGGTACGTAGATCTGCAAATATTATAATCTTATTATTACATTCAGATGTTGTGTCACTGCTGATAAcgtgcttcttcttctgtgtttgtaggGAGATGATGGAGACGTTGGACCCAGGGGTCTCCCAGGTGAACCAGTGAGTGTTTCAGTGACAGCCCAGCTGATTCTACATCTCCCACTATTTCCTATTTATATTCTATTCGTGCTTTTATTGTCTGTGTTTTAAATGGTCTCCCAAAATACATGCCTCTGTTTTTATATCTCACATAACAAGGTCACCTTTGCACCTGTTGTTTCATAATCATCATACCCTTATGATATTTTAGGGAATCTTTACTGTAATTAATAATGTAGTGCAGTAACAGAAAGACGGAGGAGGAGCCAACGTGCTTTTAGAATCACTGGAATATGGAGTTGTGTTTTTTATGCAGCTAGTTGTAGGTCAGACTTTTAGATTTGATAAAGAAGGAGAATGCAGATTACCTGTTTAAATAGCTCATTCTGCACATATATTTATACTTTATAAACGTATAAGTTCTCTTTCTTTATGAATtatgttttcctttcttttcgaTTAAAAACAGTAgcatgtgtgagtgaatgatcTTGGTTTGCATGAGCGTCTTACGCCTGTGTGTTCTTGTGTGTTTGCAGGGACCTCGTGGTTTGCTCGGACCCAAAGGTCCTCCAGGAATCCCCGGACCTCCTGTGAGTAAAAGCGATTTCACGCCCAGCCTTCTGCTGGTATTTTGGCTGCATTGTTTTACCCCACTCTGACCACTGAGCACCCACAGCACCACCTGAACCAACAGCCAGTCACCTGGTTTCATCCCAAATCTAAAAATGAGCATGTGATGTTCCCACAGCCTCCTCAAAACAATAAAGACATGtagaaaaaatgaatgaatgatataTTTAAACTTTCTGCTTGTTCTGCTAAAGTAAAGTTTTAGCTTTAAGGGAAGTTTACTCCATCGGTTTAATATGACAGAAGCAGAAACATCAGTGTTTTTGTTCCTTGTCAAAGCTGAAGCTTAATGAcagattttaaatatgtaatgttaaacacagtgaacactTTTTATTACCTTAcactctcactttttttttttaaattttataacaTGTTTTAGTACAAACCAGCGTTTTCAGACGAACACTTTGTGCACTTTTTTCCAAAAACCTGTGTAAAATTAGCCGACTGCACTTTAAGTAGGAAGATGCCCACAAAGACAAACCTGCATCAACAtcaacatgttttgttttctgtgagtGATGCTGAGCAAAGCACCAGAGATGATGTTTTCAGTTCCTGTTCCCTGGATGCTTTGAGTAGAAGCTGACATTTAGACATTTACGGggaattgtttttaatttcttcctCTCGCTCTTCTCTCAGGGTGTTCGAGGAAACGATGGACCCCACGGTCCCAAAGGAAGCTTGGTCAGTAACAGTTTCCATGTTGTCATGTTATCATGTGTATTTGAACATCTAAGATCACAACTCATAATGTTAACACAAAGCTTTTCTTTTAGCTAGTTCCTGACAGattctctcttcctcctctgccctTCACTTTGTCCTGCACTGATCGTTATTCTCTCCTCTTCTGTTTCTGTCTCTCAGGGTCCCCAAGGTGAGCCAGGACCTCCAGGTCAGCAGGGAACCCCAGGAACTCAGGTGAGACACAGAACACCTGATCATTATCACGTACCCGATCAGTGATAATGTATGGGCATAGCTATGCAGGAACATGCACACAAAGATATGAAGAAAGATTAATGCTTAAATTGTAATAATTACATAAACTGATTAAAGGTCACACGTGTTTTTTGCAGGGAATGCCGGGACCTCAGGGGGCCATCGGACCCCCAGGAGAGAAAGTAagactttaaatatttatcaTACTCTATTTAAAGTACAGTTACATAATGAATGTTGGCTACGAATAACTATTCAACAATACACAGTCATATAATAGTTGGAATATTATTAATTCATTACATTATTCAACTCTATTCTCCAACTCTGACATTTAAATACTGCAGTGGTCACACTGAGAAAGTAAACAAAGGGAGTAGGATGTGCTGTTGTCTGGAAGAGATCTTTAAACACCTGTTACAGCAGGAGTCTGTGGGATGTTTGAGAATTATAGTAACCAATCAAATTCACACATCTCACAAAGGTGAAAATATGATGGTTATTGTCAGAGATGATGATCTTATGCTATTCCACCTAAAAATGAATCTTCTAAATTAAGTTTGATATCAAGTGCAGGGTTTACCTCATGCACACGCAGTACAGCACACAGCTGACTGCATGAAGACTGCAGTCACTCTCATATAACCGACAACCACTTACAGCTGCAGCTGTGACAGTGACAGCATGAATATCTCTGAAACTAAAGTGAAGTTATGCATCCTTACCTCATTCACATCAACACTTTCCCCTCCAGAGAATACTtacaaaagaaggaaaaggccGAGCTGTGATTTCAGCACTCTTATAGAATAACACTGGTACTCTGTGTCAGTGCActtttctctcactcacactTCAACCGTGTGAGTCTGTCGTACTCGTCAGCGACGAAGCAGAAAAGCGACCTTCATTCAGATATGAGACGTTTCAAATAAGGAGCATTTATCGACCTTATATACACTTTGTCTCCTTCTCCAGGGTCCCACAGGAAAACCAGGTCTCCCAGGAATGCCTGGAGCTGATGGGCCTCCTGTatgtttgtctttctttatATTGTTTATTAAGTTGGACCACCTAAAGCTAGCTGATGTCTTTTCGAAGCCTTAAACTCTCTATTGTTACAGGGTCACCCAGGAAAGGAGGGGCCTCCTGGCACCAAGGGGAACCAGGTGGGTGTCATAACTCCATCACTTCTATAACAAACCCAATTCACCAAATTATTATCCATCCTAACAGGAGACCTGTACGCTCTGTTAGGTTTGTCCTTGTGGTCGTAGTTACCACAGAGTGTGTGTTGTGCTGTAAACCTGCTTTCTTTGGTCTGCAGGGTCCTAACGGTCCTCAGGGAGCTATCGGCTATCCTGGTCCTCGGGGCGTCAAGGTCACTGCActtcatttttaatgtgtcaTAAAAGAAATTagcaaagacattttttaatgtgatttattAGAATGCAAATGTATTGATTATGAAATTGTTGTGATCACAGGGAGAACAAGGCATCCGCGGCCTGAAAGGCCACAAAGGAGAAAaggtaaatgaataaatatcacatttacACAATAAGATGGTGTTAATGTGAACATTTGGtgattaaaaaaggaaaacagagatATCATGTGATTGCATTATACTTTAAAACATGGTTGATGTCATGAACATCTattcattgtgtttttatttgtttttgttgccaGGGAGAAGACGGCTTCCCGGGAATTAAAGGAGATTTCGGTGTAAAGGGAGAAAGGGTAAAGTCTGAATAATGAAGCAGCTGATTGGTCAGTTGGCTGGTTCTTTAATGTAACACTAGATGGCTGAATGAAAGACTGGTCTAGATTTTTAATCTAACCCATGTTAATATTTGCTTTGAGGTATTGCTTTGTATACAGCACAGATTTAATCTCACAGCTGTGTTTCCACTCTGATCTCTTACAGGGAGAGATTGGAGTATCAGGGCCCAGAGGAGAGGACGGTCCGGAGGGGCCAAAGGGTCGTGTTGGACCCCCCGGTGAGGTTGGAGCTATTGGACTGATTGGTGAGAAGGTATGAACTGTTTAATTAAGCCAGACTGCATAaaagtaattattttttattattcagaCCATCATTTAATACTTTTATAACAAACTTGTGTAAGAATGATATTTTACCTGTACCTGGGATCTGAAACAagtatttatttgaatttttatgaatatttgagggttttttatgttttattgatgTGAATTTCTCCATTGAACCTGACATTTAACTTTATAACATGAATTTTATTACAAGATAACGTGACTGTTACACCTGTGCATCATGTCGAGTGCTTCTCAGCTTTCTCACCTACATGCCAGCATTAATCAGTCATAACTAGCTGGTTTGTAGTGAAGCAGGTTAGAAAACGCAGTCACACCTGCTGTGATTAATTACGTCATCGTTTGTTTCCAGGGTAAACTCGGTGTACCTGGAGTTCCCGGATATCCTGGAAGACAAGGACCAAAGGTAAGAGAAGCACGTGCCTTTCATTAACACTGACTCAGTGGTTGATCCTGATGGAACAGCTGATCCTGacatgttggtttgtttttaggGATCTCTTGGATTCCCAGGATTCCCTGGTTCAAACGGCGAGAAGGGAACAAGGGTAAGACGACGTCTCTGTGGAAGAATTTACATCAAAAGTCAGACATTTAAACTTAACAAGGATTAAAATGCTCAGGTTATAACAAAAGTTCTAATGTTAACTAATGTTTAATGTTAACTGTCTGTCTGATTCTCTTCAGGGTCCTTCTGGCAAACCAGGTCCGAGAGGACAGAGAGGCCCGACGGTACTTTTTCTGTTTATCATGTTCAGGTTTTAGAAGCTGCTCTGCTCACAGTGTTAAAGAATAACAGTACATCACTCATCATCAGTTTAACCTCTGGTGATCAGCAGAAACACAGAGTTGTTTAATTATTCCTTCATATGATTTGAGTGTATCGTAGTAACTTAACTATACGTGCTGTCTTTGACCATCAGGGCCCCCGAGGGCAGAGAGGGCCGAGGGGGGCCACGGGGAAGCCAGGAGCAAAGGTTTGTCTGCACACCTGAAACAAACTGTCCACACTGTGATTTACTGATGAATCCTGTTTTCACTTCATATTTTCCATGAATGTGTGAAAGAAATTGCCCGGATCTCATCtttatattaatatttgaaCAAAAATGTCAGAgctggatttatttatttttttaaacaagactTGCCTAAAAACTCTCGACACCATTTACATTTATTGCTTTTGATTTTTGCCTGTAaataatttgaataaaaaaagaagagtttGTATTTAATTCATTCTTCTTTTATTGCTCCTGTCAGGGAACCTCAGGAAGTGATGGACCTCATGGTCCTCCTGGAGAGAGGGTGAGTGTTGAAGTTCACAGAAGCGTGTCCTGCTTGGAAAAACTTACTTTTAATTTTGAGTCATGTATTTAATGTTCTTACTTTACCACATATGATTTCTCAGGGATTGCCAGGACCTCAGGGAGCCAATGGTTTCCCCGGACCAAAGGGACCTCCTGTAAGTAAACGTTTTCATTTACGGTTCCTCACAGACTGATTTTAGTAATGCTACAAATTCAGGTTGATATCACTGAGCTATTAATAAAAAAACTGAGGTACTTTGTACAGTTTGATAAAATtggtttattgttttattacagGGACCACCAGGAAAGGATGGGCTGCCAGGACATCCCGGACAGAGAGGAGAAGTTGTAAgttaaatttgtattttttattaattctagATAATTTCTAGATAAACTGTTAACTGAGTTTGTCTCTTGCAGGGTTTCCAAGGTAAAATGGGTCCACCTGGGCCTCCTGGAGTTGTTGGACCTCAGGTGAGTTCATTCATCGTGGTGCAGATACTGTTACTGCTACAGCAAATCACATCGAGCTTCTTAATCACGAGCCAACTTACACACTTCACTTCTCCATATTCACACCCTGCTGCTTTGCATTCTTCCTTCCATCAttgctttcttcttctctcaactctcttcatgtccatcttcCAGGGCCCATCAGGAGAGACCGGCCCCATGGGTGAGCGTGGCCATCCCGGACCTCTAGGTCCACCTGGCGAGCAGGGGCTTCCTGGTCCTTCAGGGAAAGAGGGCACCAAGGGGGACCCTGGACCCCCAGGACGCCCTGGAAAAGATggtcctgcaggactgagaggcTTCCCAGGAGAGAGAGGACTTCCTGGAACCCCTGTGAGTATAAATGATCCAGCATATGTCATCAAGCCAGGATCCAGGTGTTTAAGAAACATTTCTTACCTCAGTTATTAGAATAAGAGTGTGATGATTATTCCTTCATGGTCATTTCTTCCAGGGTGGTGGAGGACTGAAGGGAGGCGAAGGACCTGCTGGACCTCCTGGACCTGCTGTAGGTTTctgttcatattaaaaaacaactcatttaaaaaaatgttcatagTGCAGAAATAATGGAGGCAAATCTGGATCTCTCAGTTAAGTGAGGAGAGAACAGCGCGTACTCTGAGTTTGGACGTTAACCATCattgtgtttgtttcatttttcaaatcTCTCACTGTGAgatagaaatattttaaaaacttttaaaatctGTTACTCATTCTTCCAACTTAAGAATTAATTATTCACTTAATGAAAACCTGCTGTGGTTGGTGCTGACCTCATGTATTTCTTAGGGGTCTCCTGGTGAGCGGGGCCCAGCTGGTACTGCTGGACCCATTGGACCTCCTGGCAGACCAGGCCCTCAGGGCCCACCTGGACCAGCTGGAGAGAAGGGAGTCCCTGTGAGTCTTCTGGATGTGTTAATCAAATTTAGTCTGTCCAGCTAATGATGAATATCAATTATTGATTTctctgttctctctttctcctgctCAGGGTGAGAAAGGGCCCATTGGCCCAGCAGGTCGGGACGGAGTGCAGGGTCCCGTGGGTCTGCCCGGCCCTGCTGGAACAGCTGGAGTTCCCGGCGAGGACGGAGACAAGGCCAGTAACTCTAAGTAACAGAGATCACACGTTAGCTTAAGATTCTTGGAAAGCTGCAGGGTGAATGTTTCACCTCAGAAGGTGGTGCCTGTATGTCAAGAGTCAAAATAGCTCAGAGtgtgaaataaaatgaattttgtttattgtttcagGGTGAGGTTGGAGAGCCCGGTCAGAAGGGCGCCAAAGGAGGCAAAGGCGAGCATGTGAGTGACTTAAATCAGGGGTTCATATTTACCTCTGATGGTAACGATCAGAAGCTAATAATGCTGTTTCTTTCTTAATGATTGTTGTTTCTCATGTTCATGTGCTTGTTTGTGGTTATTTGCAGGGTCCTCCTGGTCCACCCGGGCCGCTCGGTCCTGTAGGTCAGCCTGGTCCAGCTGTGAGTagaaactcttttttttatttcaagtgCCTGCATTTGATGATGGCTGCAGTTTTTACTTTACTGATTTGATAAAGGTCTTGTTAAAATGAAAACGTAGTTATGTGACGAATATACACGATTATTCCTGATATGATGAGAAGTTTAGACCCACCCAGTCAGGAGAACAGCACATTAACTGTTCTTATCTCCTGTTTATGTCcttgttgttcttcttctgtggtgcaGGGTGCTGATGGAGATCTTGGACCGAGGGGGCAGCAGGGTCCTTTCGGAGCTAAAGGTGACGAGGGAACTCGAGGCTTCCCAGGAGCACCAGGTCCCATCGGACTCCAggtaaaaacatgaaaacatcaaAAAGCAACAACACTTCCTTTCTTTATGTTGGATTCGATGTGAATACTCGTGCACGTCGAGCGTCGCTCTTGTGCAAAGCTCCTAATCCAGAACTTTGACCTTTGCTCTGCAGGGATTGCCAGGACCATCcggagagaaaggagagacgGGAGATGTTGGACCTATGGTGAGTTTCACAAACACATGAATATTGTAATAACTGGTAAAGACGtatgaaacaaaataaatgaaatgatgaTAATAACCAAATCCTCTTTATGTTTCCAGGGTCCTCCAGGCCCTCCAGGACCCCGTGGCCCTGCTGGACCCAGCGGAGCTGACGTGAGTGTTTGGAGCTTTTACTGAACCTCTGTGAAACTCACAGGAAGCTAAACAGGAATTATTCAAAATGTTTCagtaacagaaataaaatgGTACCTAACCTTTTACATCAAGTTAATTGTATCATAGTAAATTCTCATAAAACTAAAAATCATTGTTCAGCGTTAATTTAAGTAGATTATCTGATTCTTTTCCCTCTGAGTAACTGTTGATGGAAATTATTTGAtcagttgtttttgtctgttttcaggGTCCTCAAGGTCCTCCTGGTGGTATTGGTAATCCTGGACCTGTTGGAGAGAAGGTGCAGTAGTGAGGGAATATTTTTACTGCTTTgtgtccaaaaaaagaaaaactggatTAAAATGTGTGATGTTTGTTCCACAGGGAGAGCCCGGTGAGGCCGGACCACCTGGAATCGTAGGAGAGCCTGGAAAGAAGGTGAACAGTCTTAACACTATTTTGAGCCGATGCATCAGGAGCTCATGCTGTCGCTGATATCTAAATATCATCCATGAGTAAACAAAGAGGTGTGCACTTCTGTGGACAGGGTCCTCGTGGAGAGCGCGGAGAGAAGGGAGAGGCGGGCCAACCTGGAACTGCTGGACCTGCCGGAGGACGAGGAGGACCAGGAGACGACGGGCCCAAAGGAAACCCAGTATGAGAACCTGGACACACCAGAACATACACAGTTAGACTGCCACACAGATCAGTGACCGCAGATCTCTTTACCGTGTTTAATCATGGGtcttttttattaatttcaggGTCCTGTTGGTTTCCCTGGTGATCCCGGCCCCCCTGGTGAGGTTGGGCCCAGAGTAAGTGTTGTTTTTGAATGATTCacgtttatttatttgcagGGATGTTAAATGTGGCTCCACAGCTGTCGACAGTTCAGTTCAGCCTCTTCACTGCACGTTTGACCTTTGTGCTGAACCGAACAACCCAAAGAAAAACCTCTGACATCATCGTCTTTGTCTTTAGGGTCAGGATGGTGccaagggagagagaggagaggacgGAGAAGCAGGAGAAGCTGTGAGTAAAAAAGATGCAACGATGCAGAAATGAAGGATTAGAAATGATCCAGCTCCTCAATCTTCTCACTCTGCCTCCTATCGCAGGGCACCCCCGGACCTCCTGGTGAGAACGGACCTCCTGGCCCCCCAGGAAAGAGGGTAAGGTCTCCCAGTCTAACCTGCTGCTGTGAAAGATCACTTAAGTAGCAAGTTTTTCTATATagccattttttaaatgttcccagcttttaaaaaaggtgaaaataaCTACAGAGTTTTGcagtttgacattttatttaCCTGAGCATAAACAGATTTATGTCAAATAAGGAGACACAGCCTCACTGTGTTTACTGAGGGTAGAGTATTCACCACCCAAACACCCACCCTGAGCGCAGCACAGTGAAAGCATCCTGGACACCATCAAacatttattctgtttctttccTGTAGTCGTATTTAATTGGCCtctatttaaaatacaaaacatttatATGATTTAGTGAAAAGCTTATTAACTTTGAAGGAATACAGAACTTTATCACTTATGTTCATTGATGCACTGTTACCTCATTTACATGTCAGGGTCCTGCTGGTGCAAGAGGAGCAGAGGGGCGTCAGGGAGAGAAGGGAACCAAGGTGAGTCCTTCAGTTACTAAATGATCTGCACAGATCACAGTAACTATAAGCTTATGGCAGATGATAAGACAAAACTATGTTTACATCTGATTACTGACCCTTTTGTTTCTAATAATGATTCTACAATAAATGATTAACTCTGTTTTTCTCAGGTTCTTATCAATCTTATTTTTGTGATGCATAACTTTTACTGATGCAAAGAATCTTTTAAACGTGTTTCTTTGGCGTCACCTTTCACAGGGAGATCCAGGTGCAGTCGGTCCCCCAGGAAAGACGGGTCCTGTGGGCCCTCAGGGTCAACCAGGAAAACCAGGAACCGAAGGTCTTCGAGGACTCCCGGGATCAGTGGTCAGTTCAGTTTATCAGTCATTTTTGGGTTTATTCAAACAGCAACTAAGCAAATtcactgtgtgtatgtgacacTTGTTGTTTGATGTGTTGCTGTTCGCTCACTAAGTGTGTTAATAATTGTGTTTCAGGGCGAGCAAGGATTACCAGGAGCTGCTGGAGAGAAAGGACCACCTGGACCTTTGGTaagaacaaacacaaagttTGCACTTGATGCTCCGTGACGCTGCACTTTGCTCCTGCTGCCTTCTTTAATCCTCCATCTTTCCTCTTCCTTTCTGTCCTCCTGCTTTCatcctcttcttttcttctttctctgctTCTCCTCCTGCAGGGACCGCCTGGTTTGCCCGGGCTGCGTGGAGACCCCGGAGCCAAGGGAGAGAAGGGACACCAAGGTCTTATCGGTCTCATCGGACCTCCGGGAGAGCAGGGAGAGAAGGGAGACCGAGGCCTTCCTGGGCCTCAGGGATCCTCTGGACCCAAAGGAGAGACCGTAAGTTTGACCTCTGTCACGTGATGAAGAGCAGGCAGTGAAacctttgttattttatttgactcttttttaaatggaaatgaTTCTCATGTCTTGTAACACAGGGACTTCCTGGAGGCACCGGACCCCTCGGCCCTGCTGGTCCTCCTGGTCTTCCTGTAagtatttgtgttgttttattccAGGAACATGACGTcattcttcctcctcctgctcctgaaaCCTGTCATTGAAGCCGTTTTATTAAAGTCTGACATCTTTTGCAGGGTCCTCAAGGTATCAAAG encodes:
- the col11a2 gene encoding collagen alpha-2(XI) chain isoform X1 yields the protein MDIGACPFRKKRRPWRMDFSSFALVTVALAVCQTAVVRADPVDVLRALQVPSLPEGVKKVPGFCTSRRSSSPDHAFRITKKAQISAPTKQLFSGRFPENFSVMALVKAQAGLQAFLLSIYSEQGVQQLGIELGRSPVFLYEDQSGKPAPEDYPLFKGVNLADGKWHRIAFSVSKKNVTLLLDCKKKMTRPLPRGNKAVVDTNGITVFGARLLDEEVFQGDIQQLLIASNPQAAYDFCEHYSPDCDSPLPKTQAQDPNTYKKAVTEKAASAKPTLVKTKPTPAKPVKSGSYKLVIKPPMPTKASKSSKAKPTAADVLLSKIKPTKSKPTAAPAKNGNGKTGAVKKANGNAKATTGAKPTPQVKVNGNGNGKVVAEKKAPVTSKANSNGKATTEKKANGNGKTATDVKAKGNGNGGAKANGNHKTTTKIQTTVVKATKAPKPTKASKPGPTKSAATKAPKVKTQSKTDGKAVTKVPPVSKRVNNFVRDSPPTKSGATSAPVRPTPPRPTRVNKVPDIKSLHKPFPPFGNTALSGTGVPPKKVTNRYQQDVDTEYSEAGHTPTETDYYYEETFTQPEGEVVGQEENAVQPQVEPALVGEEVDAAKAGGTGEELFTEEYETGDVGLKEYDYNYRDYNEPSPEAAEVDGNIGPALSAVTDEGGAAVRGQKGEKGEPAVLEPGMLIEGPPGPEGPAGPSGPPGSSGPPGSAGDPGERGPPGRPGLPGADGVPGPPGTSLMLPFRFGQSGGDKGPVVSAQEAQAAAILSQARMALKGPPGPMGFTGRPGPLGSPGSPGLKGELGDPGPQGPRGPHGLMGPPGKAGRRGRAGADGARGMPGEPGAKGDRGFDGLPGLPGDKGHRGDSGPMGPPGGTGEDGERGDDGDVGPRGLPGEPGPRGLLGPKGPPGIPGPPGVRGNDGPHGPKGSLGPQGEPGPPGQQGTPGTQGMPGPQGAIGPPGEKGPTGKPGLPGMPGADGPPGHPGKEGPPGTKGNQGPNGPQGAIGYPGPRGVKGEQGIRGLKGHKGEKGEDGFPGIKGDFGVKGERGEIGVSGPRGEDGPEGPKGRVGPPGEVGAIGLIGEKGKLGVPGVPGYPGRQGPKGSLGFPGFPGSNGEKGTRGPSGKPGPRGQRGPTGPRGQRGPRGATGKPGAKGTSGSDGPHGPPGERGLPGPQGANGFPGPKGPPGPPGKDGLPGHPGQRGEVGFQGKMGPPGPPGVVGPQGPSGETGPMGERGHPGPLGPPGEQGLPGPSGKEGTKGDPGPPGRPGKDGPAGLRGFPGERGLPGTPGGGGLKGGEGPAGPPGPAGSPGERGPAGTAGPIGPPGRPGPQGPPGPAGEKGVPGEKGPIGPAGRDGVQGPVGLPGPAGTAGVPGEDGDKGEVGEPGQKGAKGGKGEHGPPGPPGPLGPVGQPGPAGADGDLGPRGQQGPFGAKGDEGTRGFPGAPGPIGLQGLPGPSGEKGETGDVGPMGPPGPPGPRGPAGPSGADGPQGPPGGIGNPGPVGEKGEPGEAGPPGIVGEPGKKGPRGERGEKGEAGQPGTAGPAGGRGGPGDDGPKGNPGPVGFPGDPGPPGEVGPRGQDGAKGERGEDGEAGEAGTPGPPGENGPPGPPGKRGPAGARGAEGRQGEKGTKGDPGAVGPPGKTGPVGPQGQPGKPGTEGLRGLPGSVGEQGLPGAAGEKGPPGPLGPPGLPGLRGDPGAKGEKGHQGLIGLIGPPGEQGEKGDRGLPGPQGSSGPKGETGLPGGTGPLGPAGPPGLPGPQGIKGAKGASGGAGPKGEKGVQGPPGPPGPPGEVIQPLPIQRSPKSKRSIDASQLAPEFDPDMPASDTAGTEFLMGSEGMEEIFGSLNSLRQEIETMRFPLGTQDSPARTCQDLNLSQPDLKDGEYWIDPNQGCSRDSFKVFCNFTTGETCLYPSKDVNTVEMSSWDKETPGSWYSQFSTGSKFSYVDSNGEPVGVVQLGFLRLLSVQARQNLTYHCHRSVAWADQSAKNNYQRALHFLGANDEELSYETNPYIKALIDGCSYRKGFDRTVLEISTPQLEHLPLRDIKVSDFGEKNQQFGFEVGPVCFQA